In Candidatus Kaistella beijingensis, a genomic segment contains:
- a CDS encoding GIN domain-containing protein, whose protein sequence is MKNFLYFLFLLTIFSCSKISPKGKIESKDFPVEDFTNINLEGKFRVFYVNGEKSFVNVETYPNILNNLKIKVKDKTLNIIESRETQGVDFYNVTIYSKYNLEKISISDSVEMNISSEIKTDNFKLNLKNNAKFIGSVNSRKAEVEMLNTSRANFTGKTKVAFIKIADTANLIAPYWIIENLNIDSKNANYAEVNVQDSLKGNIKNTAKFVYYNDPIRAFKIDKTANVQNKELQ, encoded by the coding sequence ATGAAAAACTTCCTTTATTTTCTTTTTTTACTCACAATTTTCTCCTGCTCCAAAATCTCCCCAAAAGGAAAAATAGAAAGCAAGGATTTCCCTGTGGAAGATTTCACCAACATTAATTTAGAAGGCAAATTTCGTGTATTCTACGTAAATGGCGAGAAAAGTTTTGTGAATGTGGAAACCTACCCAAATATTCTTAACAATTTAAAAATCAAGGTTAAAGACAAAACTTTAAACATCATAGAAAGTCGAGAAACTCAAGGTGTGGATTTCTACAACGTCACCATTTACTCCAAATACAACCTTGAAAAAATTTCAATTTCCGATTCGGTAGAAATGAACATTTCCAGTGAAATAAAAACCGACAATTTCAAATTAAATTTAAAAAATAATGCTAAATTTATAGGGTCGGTAAACTCGAGAAAAGCAGAAGTGGAAATGCTGAATACAAGCCGCGCCAATTTTACGGGAAAAACCAAAGTTGCTTTTATCAAAATTGCTGACACCGCCAATTTAATCGCACCTTACTGGATCATTGAAAACCTTAACATAGATTCTAAAAATGCAAACTATGCAGAGGTAAACGTACAAGATTCTTTGAAAGGAAATATTAAAAACACAGCGAAATTTGTGTATTACAACGATCCGATTCGTGCCTTTAAAATTGATAAAACAGCGAACGTACAGAATAAAGAACTTCAATAG